In Cyanobacterium stanieri LEGE 03274, the following are encoded in one genomic region:
- a CDS encoding TIGR03792 family protein has protein sequence MVIEWLKFRVCPSHHGFFLEQDRLIWTRNLKNYQGFVDKQIWINPDCEDEIIFVITWASRDLWKAIPVESLKFIESKFKVAMGNISFEMIESREFYRV, from the coding sequence ATGGTTATTGAGTGGTTAAAGTTTCGGGTTTGCCCTAGCCATCATGGTTTTTTTTTGGAGCAAGATAGGTTAATTTGGACTCGTAATTTAAAAAATTATCAAGGATTTGTGGATAAGCAGATTTGGATTAATCCAGATTGTGAGGATGAGATTATTTTTGTGATTACTTGGGCTTCTCGGGATTTGTGGAAGGCTATCCCCGTGGAGAGTCTGAAGTTTATCGAGAGTAAGTTTAAGGTAGCAATGGGGAATATTTCTTTTGAAATGATTGAGTCAAGGGAATTTTATCGGGTTTAA
- a CDS encoding branched-chain amino acid transaminase, whose translation MPDFLSIAYFEGNFVPFAQANISIATHALHYGTGAFGGLRGTINPQNPQQVLLFRLDRHCKRLSNSAKYLHYDLSATKIYDVITDFVRKNAPTKPFYIRPFVYTSDLGVAPRLHNIEKNFFVYGLEMGDYLSPDGISCRISSWYRQEDRSLPLRGKISGAYITSALAKTEAVDAGFDEAILMNSQGKVCEATGMNIFMVRDGKLITPSFDQDILEGITRDSVITIAQNLGFEVQQREIDKTELFIADELFLCGTAAKVTPVKRVENYHLPQDKPITKQIKDSLTAITENRDSNYQDWITVIDL comes from the coding sequence ATGCCTGATTTTTTATCCATCGCCTACTTTGAAGGTAATTTTGTTCCCTTTGCCCAAGCTAATATTTCCATTGCTACCCACGCCCTACACTATGGAACAGGAGCTTTTGGCGGCCTAAGAGGTACTATTAACCCTCAAAATCCCCAACAGGTGTTATTATTTCGCTTAGATCGTCACTGCAAAAGATTAAGTAATAGTGCCAAATATTTGCATTATGATTTATCCGCCACAAAAATTTATGATGTAATCACCGACTTTGTTCGTAAAAACGCTCCCACAAAACCATTTTATATTCGTCCTTTTGTTTATACTTCCGATTTAGGAGTCGCCCCCCGATTACACAACATCGAGAAAAACTTTTTTGTCTATGGTTTAGAGATGGGTGATTATTTATCCCCCGATGGAATTAGTTGCCGTATTAGCTCTTGGTATCGCCAAGAAGACCGTAGTTTACCCCTCAGAGGTAAAATCAGTGGAGCATATATTACCTCTGCCCTAGCGAAGACTGAGGCGGTGGATGCTGGTTTTGATGAAGCTATTTTAATGAATTCCCAAGGTAAGGTATGTGAAGCGACGGGAATGAATATTTTTATGGTAAGAGATGGTAAGTTAATTACCCCTAGTTTTGATCAAGATATTCTTGAGGGTATCACTAGGGATAGTGTAATTACCATTGCACAAAATTTAGGTTTTGAGGTTCAACAAAGGGAAATAGATAAGACAGAATTGTTTATTGCTGATGAGTTATTTTTATGTGGCACTGCTGCTAAGGTTACTCCTGTTAAGAGGGTAGAAAATTATCATTTACCCCAAGATAAACCTATTACTAAACAAATTAAAGACTCTCTCACTGCTATTACTGAAAATCGTGATTCTAATTATCAAGATTGGATTACGGTAATTGATCTATAA
- a CDS encoding thioredoxin family protein, protein MSKVIEIQDSQFNDEVVKSGETVLAYFWAPWCGPCRLVSPSVSWVAETYGDRLKVVKLEVDASPDSVATCKVEGVPALRIFKEGEIINSHEGAIGKQGLQQFVESAV, encoded by the coding sequence ATGAGTAAAGTAATCGAAATCCAAGATTCTCAGTTTAATGACGAAGTGGTTAAGTCTGGTGAAACGGTGTTAGCATATTTTTGGGCGCCTTGGTGTGGCCCTTGTCGTTTGGTTTCTCCTTCGGTTAGTTGGGTGGCGGAAACCTATGGCGATCGCCTCAAGGTGGTAAAATTAGAAGTTGATGCTAGTCCTGATAGTGTGGCTACCTGTAAGGTAGAAGGTGTACCAGCCCTAAGAATTTTTAAGGAGGGCGAAATCATTAATTCCCATGAAGGGGCTATTGGTAAACAGGGATTACAACAGTTTGTTGAATCAGCTGTTTAA